One Prunus dulcis chromosome 7, ALMONDv2, whole genome shotgun sequence DNA segment encodes these proteins:
- the LOC117633480 gene encoding class V chitinase-like has protein sequence MSSKLTLPLILLSGLIFLAQLSFSTGQTVVKGAYWFPDSGFPASSINSSLFTHLFCAFADLNSANYQVTVSSSNSAPFSSFTQTVQKNNPAVKTLLSIGGGNANPATFAAMASQASRRKSFINSSITLARSYNFHGLDLDWEYPSSTTEMTNLGSLLTEWRAAVANESKASGKTALLLAAAVFRSADYYTINYPFQAISNSLDWINVMAYDFYGPGWSPNNTGPPAALYNSQVSGNAGITSWIQAGLAAKKIVLGLPFYGYAWRLLNANNHGLYAPANGSAIGQYGDQGYNQIRNFISQNGAQTVYNATVVTNYCYSGTTWIGYDDTQSISAKVSYAKVTKGLLGYFAWHVGADNSNWALSQTASSTWG, from the exons ATGTCTTCCAAGTTAACACTTCCATTGATCCTTCTTTCGGGTCTCATTTTCCTTGCCCAACTCAGCTTCTCAACCGGCCAAACTGTGGTTAAAGGCGCTTACTGGTTTCCTGACAGTGGCTTCCCAGCCTCCAGCATAAATTCCAGCCTTTTCACTCATCTATTTTGCGCATTTGCTGATCTTAATTCCGCCAATTACCAAGTCACCGTTTCTTCCTCAAACTCAGCCCCCTTCTCAAGCTTCACACAAACAGTCCAAAAAAACAACCCTGCAGTGAAAACCCTCTTATCCATTGGCGGAGGAAATGCTAATCCAGCAACCTTTGCGGCAATGGCCAGCCAAGCCAGCCGGCGCAAATCATTCATTAACTCCTCCATCACGTTAGCAAGGTCTTACAACTTCCACGGCCTAGACCTCGACTGGGAATATCCATCCTCCACCACTGAGATGACCAACTTGGGCAGCCTTCTCACCGAGTGGCGAGCTGCTGTGGCCAATGAGTCCAAGGCCTCTGGCAAGACTGCTTTGCTTTTAGCCGCTGCTGTCTTTCGCTCTGCAGATTACTACACCATAAATTACCCCTTCCAGGCCATATCAAACAGTTTAGACTGGATCAATGTCATGGCTTATGACTTCTACGGTCCTGGTTGGTCCCCAAACAACACCGGACCACCTGCAGCATTGTACAACAGTCAGGTTAGCGGGAATGCTGGTATCACATCCTGGATTCAAGCAGGTTTGGCTGCCAAAAAGATAGTGCTAGGCCTTCCCTTTTATGGCTACGCATGGCGTTTATTGAACGCGAATAACCATGGCCTTTATGCTCCTGCTAATGGATCGGCTATAGGGCAATACGGGGATCAAGGCTACAACCAAATAAGAAATTTCATAAGCCAGAATGGGGCCCAAACAGTGTACAATGCGACGGTTGTTACAAACTATTGCTACTCAGGAACAACATGGATTGGTTATGATGATACGCAGAGCATCTCTGCAAAGGTTTCATATGCCAAGGTAACAAAAGGGCTTCTTGGTTACTTTGCGTGGCATGTTGGCGCTGACAACAGTAATTGGGCTCTTTCTCAAACAG CTTCAAGCACATGGGGATGA
- the LOC117633796 gene encoding receptor-like serine/threonine-protein kinase SD1-8, translated as MSMSMGSKNITPLILFIIFLISSQFYSCSSAQTWIRAGYWYAGSESPIPDINSALFTHLICAFADLNSSTYQLSIPFSQEPSFSIFTGVVKRKNPSVITLLSIWNGQAATAQSILGQKVNYSVLSSMVNKPSNRKSFIESSIKTARLYGFQGIDLLWLWPNTASDMINMAKLFDEWRAAVNSESRNSSDQSRLILTMAIRYLPAFESLSYPIESMKRNLDWAHVMAYDYHLPSKENVTGAHAALYDPSSHVNTDYGIKQWLNNSFPASKLVLGLPYHGYAWTLVHPKDNNGVGAPAAGTAETKDGSMSYTYIKRYIRSYRAPIVYNATYVVNYCIIGSSWIGFDDVEAIRTKIAYVKEKKLLGTNVFQVTNDDDWAISRAVQEEENDQENKRRSLLIVLLPITLIIILIAFVVCYLQRKLLKTKGMIICGNSRSTSTSDLNSDPPTLQAFSFSNIKAATNNFSSENKLGEGGFGPVYMGKLRGGQEIAVKRLSKTSTQGLEEFRNEVTLTARLQHVNLVRVLGFCTEKEEKMLIYEYMPNKSLDFYLFDPTRRYLLDWTKRVHIIEGVTQGLLYLQEYSNFTIIHRDLKGSNILLDHEMNAKISDFGMAKLFRKDELEANTSRIVGTYGYVPPEYVRKGIYSTKYDVYSFGVLLLQMISGRRSTCYYGPNESLHLLQYAYLSWKEDKGREFIDPSLDDSSSSCKLSRCLQVALLCVQENPEDRPTMLEVYSMLKTDTEPIPTPTKMAFSGNRSMENISTSQQGSCSVNNAEISELQPR; from the exons ATGTCCATGTCCATGGGATCAAAAAATATCACTCCCCTTatcctcttcatcatcttccttATTTCAtctcaattttattcttgttcCTCCGCACAAACTTGGATCAGAGCTGGTTACTGGTACGCCGGTAGCGAGTCTCCCATACCTGACATCAACTCTGCCTTGTTCACTCATCTTATTTGTGCTTTTGCTGATCTGAATTCCTCCACCTACCAGCTCTCCATCCCTTTCTCTCAAGAGCCATCCTTCTCCATCTTCACCGGTGTCGTCAAGCGCAAAAACCCATCAGTCATAACACTCCTATCCATCTGGAATGGACAAGCTGCAACAGCTCAATCAATTTTGGGTCAGAAAGTCAACTATTCAGTCTTGTCCTCAATGGTCAACAAACCTTCTAACAGAAAGTCTTTCATTGAGTCTTCAATCAAAACAGCAAGGCTTTATGGCTTCCAAGGTATAGACTTGCTTTGGCTTTGGCCAAACACAGCCTCTGATATGATCAACATGGCAAAATTATTCGATGAGTGGCGAGCTGCTGTGAATTCTGAGTCAAGAAACTCCAGTGATCAGTCACGGTTGATATTGACAATGGCCATTCGTTATTTGCCTGCTTTCGAATCGTTGAGTTACCCGATTGAATCTATGAAGAGGAACTTGGATTGGGCACATGTTATGGCATATGACTATCATCTGCCTTCTAAGGAGAATGTCACTGGTGCTCATGCTGCTTTATATGACCCGTCAAGCCATGTTAACACCGACTATGGTATAAAGCAATGGCTAAACAACTCATTTCCTGCTAGCAAACTGGTTTTAGGTTTGCCTTACCATGGCTATGCGTGGACACTTGTGCACCCCAAAGACAATAATGGAGTTGGGGCACCTGCAGCCGGCACAGCTGAGACGAAAGACGGATCCATGAGCTATACGTACATCAAGCGGTACATTCGAAGCTACAGAGCTCCCATAGTGTACAATGCTACTTATGTTGTGAACTATTGCATCATAGGGTCGAGTTGGATTGGTTTTGATGATGTGGAAGCTATCAGAACTAAGATTGCATATGTCAAGGAGAAGAAGCTACTTGGTACCAATGTGTTTCAAGTCACCAATGATGACGATTGGGCGATTTCTCGGGCAG ttcaagaggaagaaaatgatCAAGAAAATAAGCGGCGGTCATTGCTTATAGTTTTGCTTCCAATTACTTTGATCATAATCCTCATAGCCTTCGTGGTGTGTTACttacaaagaaaattgttgaAGACAAAAG GGATGATTATTTGTGGGAATTCAAGGTCTACTAGTACATCAGATCTTAACAGTGATCCACCAACTCTGCAAGCATTCAGTTTTTCGAATATCAAAGCAGCAACAAATAACTTCTCAAGTGAAAACAAGCTTGGAGAGGGAGGGTTTGGTCCTGTTTACATG ggTAAATTGCGAGGAGGACAGGAAATCGCAGTGAAAAGACTTTCGAAAACGTCAACTCAAGGACTTGAGGAATTTAGAAATGAGGTTACACTTACTGCAAGACTACAACATGTAAATCTAGTTCGAGTTCTTGGATTTTGCActgagaaggaagaaaaaatgcTGATCTACGAGTACATGCCCAACAAAAGCTTGGACTTCTACCTTTTTG ATCCTACCAGACGGTATCTTCTAGACTGGACAAAGCGTGTGCACATCATTGAAGGGGTTACCCAAGGACTCCTATATCTTCAAGAATACTCCAATTTTACAATTATTCACCGAGATCTGAAAGGTAGCAACATTTTACTTGACCACGAAATGAATGCTAAGATATCAGATTTTGGAATGGCTAAACTTTTCAGAAAAGATGAACTTGAAGCAAACACAAGCCGGATTGTTGGAACATA TGGCTATGTTCCTCCTGAATATGTAAGAAAAGGTATATACTCTACGAAGTATGACGTCTACAGCTTTGGGGTTCTACTTTTACAAATGATTAGTGGAAGGAGGAGCACATGTTACTATGGTCCAAACGAAAGCTTGCACCTCTTGCAATAT GCATATCTATCATGGAAGGAGGACAAAGGAAGAGAATTTATTGATCCATCACTGGatgattcttcttcttcttgtaaaTTATCGAGATGCTTGCAAGTAGCTCTATTATGTGTCCAGGAAAATCCAGAGGATAGGCCTACAATGTTGGAAGTTTATTCCATGCTCAAAACTGATACTGAACCCATTCCCACTCCTACAAAGATGGCTTTCTCAGGAAATAGAAGTATGGAAAACATATCTACATCGCAGCAAGGAAGTTGTTCAGTTAATAATGCAGAAATTTCCGAATTGCAACCCCGATGA
- the LOC117634311 gene encoding alpha/beta hydrolase domain-containing protein 17C: MGNVTSGVAAKFAFFPPDPPTYDVHKDDGGKLVLSGVTADKNMEVHLLDTKAGNKIVATFWKHPFARFTLLYSHGNAADLGQMHELFIELRAHLRVNIMSYDYSGYGASAGKPSEFNTYYDIEAVYDCLKNYYEIRQEDLILYGQSVGSGPTLHLGSRLQKLRAVVLHSAILSGIRVLYPVKLTFWFDIFKNIDKIRHVNCTVLVIHGTDDEIVDWSHGKRLWELSKEKYDPLWVKGGGHCNLETYPEYIKHLRKFINAMEKLSLAKQTKKQLTSNPSITEVKHNKCLRFGKK, translated from the exons ATGGGCAATGTAACGTCGGGTGTGGCTGCAAAGTTTGCATTTTTCCCTCCAGACCCACCCACCTATGATGTGCACAAAGACGACGGTGGTAAGCTTGTGCTCTCGGGAGTTACAGCTGACAAGAACATGGAAGTGCATTTGCTTGATACAAAAGCAGGGAACAAGATCGTTGCCACGTTTTGGAAGCACCCTTTTGCCAGGTTCACGCTTCTCTACTCGCATGGTAATGCTGCTGACTTGGGTCAGATGCACGAGCTCTTCATTGAGCTCAGGGCTCACCTGCGTGTCAATATTATGAG CTATGACTATTCAGGATATGGAGCATCAGCTGGTAAG CCATCTGAGTTCAACACATATTATGACATAGAAGCTGTGTACGATTGTTTAAAGAACTACTACGAAATAAGACAAGAGGATTTGATACTGTATGGCCAGTCTGTTGGAAGCGGACCAACACTGCACTTGGGTTCTCGCTTACAGAAACTGAGAGCCGTTGTTCTTCATAGTGCCATCCTGTCAGGCATACGAGTCTTGTATCCCGTCAAGTTGACGTTTTGGTTTGACATTTTCAAA AATATAGACAAAATACGGCACGTCAACTGTACGGTTTTAGTTATACAT GGAACAGATGATGAAATTGTTGATTGGTCCCATGGAAAGCGTTTATGGGAACTTTCCAAGGAAAAGTATGATCCCTTATGGGTCAAGGGTGGAGGCCACTGCAATCTCGAAACATATCCTGAGTACATTAAGCACTTACGCAAATTCATAAATGCGATGGAGAAACTTTCGCTTGCTAAACAAACGAAGAAACAACTCACTTCTAACCCAAGTATCACAGAAGTAAAACACAACAAGTGCTTGagatttggaaaaaaatag
- the LOC117635683 gene encoding uncharacterized protein LOC117635683, with product MLSTLVHAPTVCSPSGSPPNPLSKHIATRASMATASARSSARIAIVGDVHNQWNLEEDTKALELLQPDLVLFTGDFGEENVELVQSVAKLGFAKAVILGNHDAWHTKQFSGKKKDGVQLQLECLGEEHVAYQRLDFPLVKLSVVGGRPFSCGGQQLFRAKLLSARFGVQDMDGSAKRICKAALGAPEDHLVILLAHNGPTGLGSNLDDICGKDWVYGGGDHGDPDLAEALSLLKETGKICGPLVVFGHMHKQLADGNGLRKMIVVGADNTIYLNGAIVPRVKRLNDEFVNKEPHLSTPESCGTIRAFTIVEIVDGAVDKIVESWVSVVGDRITLEEEHMLFNSAH from the exons ATGCTAAGCACGTTGGTACACGCTCCCACCGTGTGTTCTCCCTCCGGTTCGCCTCCCAACCCTTTGTCCAAGCACATCGCCACACGCGCCTCCATGGCCACCGCCTCAGCTCGTAGCTCAGCTCGAATAGCAATTGTCGGCGACGTC CATAATCAGTGGAATCTAGAAGAAGATACGAAGGCCCTTGAACTGCTGCAG CCCGATTTGGTTCTTTTTACAG gtgattttggtgaagagAACGTTGAACTCGTTCAGAGCGTTGCAAAGCTCGGATTTGCTAAAGCAGTTATTCTGGGAAACCATGATGCCTGGCATACAAAACAGTTTTCTGGAAA GAAAAAAGATGGCGTTCAACTTCAGCTAGAATG TCTTGGCGAGGAGCATGTAGCTTATCAGCGTTTGGACTTTCCTTTGGTAAAACTGAGCGTTGTTGGTGGGCGACCGTTTTCTTGTGGGGGACAGCAGTTGTTTCGGGCAAAGCTTCTGTCTGCGAG GTTTGGGGTCCAAGACATGGATGGAAGTGCTAAGAGAATATGCAAAGCAGCTTTGGGTGCTCCAGAGGACCATTTAGTCATACTTCTTGCACATAATGGCCCCACAG GTCTTGGTTCAAACTTGGATGACATATGCGGAAAAGATTGGGTATATGGAGGCGGAGACCATGGTGACCCAG ATCTAGCAGAAGCCCTGTCCCTCTTAAAAGAGACCGGAAAAATCTGTGGTCCATTGGTAGTGTTTGGTCACATGCATAAACAGCTAGCAGATGGAAATGGTCTTCGGAAAATGATAGTGGTTGGAGCTGACAACACTATATACCTGAATGGGGCCATTGTTCCGAGGGTTAAGAGACTAAATGATGAATTCGTGAACAAAGAACCCCATCTTTCAACACCAGAGTCCTGTGGCACCATCCGTGCCTTCACTATAGTGGAGATTGTGGACGGAGCAGTAGATAAAATTGTTGAAAGTTGGGTTTCAGTTGTCGGCGATAGGATCACATTGGAAGAGGAGCACATGTTATTCAACAGCGCCCATTAG